From a single Chitinophaga sp. Cy-1792 genomic region:
- a CDS encoding RNA polymerase sigma factor: MEIPAAGELWEGLLQGDEARFFELFDTWYPGLLAYGLRITQDRELVKDTINQTFFYFWEKRAILITVEHPAAYTYTSFRRRLISAAAKTNALLQFPGDLVNEGLDQVEASHEHLLISQIRLRELEEILSRAIGRLSARKQELIRMKYYEGLSYSEIADKTKLTERTIYNKIHEAIKTLRANLTADGHSKEIISAIHLLLL, translated from the coding sequence ATGGAAATACCAGCAGCGGGCGAATTGTGGGAGGGACTTTTGCAAGGCGATGAAGCCAGGTTTTTTGAATTATTCGATACCTGGTATCCGGGGCTGCTGGCTTATGGACTACGCATCACACAGGATAGAGAGCTGGTAAAAGACACGATCAACCAGACTTTTTTTTATTTCTGGGAGAAACGTGCCATACTCATAACTGTGGAGCACCCGGCAGCCTATACGTATACGTCCTTTCGCCGACGACTGATCAGTGCAGCCGCAAAAACAAATGCACTGCTGCAGTTTCCCGGCGACCTTGTCAATGAAGGGCTGGACCAGGTAGAAGCCTCCCATGAGCATTTGCTGATCAGTCAGATCAGGCTCCGGGAACTGGAAGAAATACTAAGCAGGGCTATCGGACGATTATCTGCCCGGAAACAGGAATTGATACGGATGAAGTATTATGAGGGATTAAGCTATAGTGAGATTGCAGACAAAACTAAACTGACAGAGCGAACGATATACAACAAAATTCATGAAGCCATAAAAACGCTCAGAGCCAACCTGACAGCGGATGGGCACTCAAAAGAAATCATCTCGGCGATACATCTTTTGTTACTGTAG
- a CDS encoding FecR family protein translates to MQPPLTIVNLATDESFINYCLNRNTADTARWKQFAADHPELRPMLEEATVFVMALHHHGQVAESTVQKKKLQELMRQGQHDPLQVQVGSNKLRPLFIRIAAAVILMLIATGTYYQWNLSYPTKKIIVSTRKGQLKRFVLPDSSVVWLNAATTIRFNEPFARNRSLELLDGEAYFQVVHDSKHPFSVMTASGMKVTDLGTAFSVKSYNSFTMERVGVIEGVVTVSNNKYKADSVKAGQATISDKTTGALRMETFTAADGRWMSGTVTLTNVSFEELRQDLERLYNIQIIFDTPGIASCRITTSFSNIDPISQILDALHMIYGITYTYNGNAIHIKGQPCK, encoded by the coding sequence ATGCAGCCACCTTTAACGATAGTAAACCTCGCCACTGATGAGTCTTTCATCAATTATTGTCTGAACAGAAATACAGCAGATACTGCCCGCTGGAAACAATTTGCGGCAGATCATCCCGAACTCCGGCCAATGCTGGAGGAAGCCACTGTTTTTGTAATGGCATTGCACCATCATGGGCAGGTGGCCGAAAGTACCGTACAGAAAAAAAAGTTGCAGGAGCTGATGCGGCAAGGGCAGCATGATCCTTTACAGGTGCAGGTAGGTAGTAATAAATTACGACCACTGTTTATTCGTATAGCCGCAGCTGTTATATTAATGTTAATTGCTACCGGTACTTACTATCAATGGAATCTTTCCTATCCGACAAAGAAAATAATTGTCAGCACCCGCAAAGGGCAGCTGAAAAGATTTGTATTGCCTGATAGTTCGGTCGTGTGGCTGAATGCAGCTACTACCATACGTTTTAATGAGCCATTCGCGCGCAACAGGTCGCTTGAACTGTTGGATGGGGAAGCTTATTTCCAGGTAGTACATGACAGCAAACACCCTTTCTCTGTTATGACTGCTTCGGGAATGAAGGTTACTGACCTGGGAACAGCTTTTTCTGTAAAAAGCTATAACTCCTTTACTATGGAAAGAGTAGGCGTAATAGAAGGGGTGGTAACTGTCAGTAATAACAAATATAAAGCTGATAGTGTAAAAGCCGGACAGGCAACAATTTCGGATAAAACCACCGGTGCGCTTCGTATGGAAACATTTACAGCAGCAGATGGCAGGTGGATGAGCGGCACGGTAACGCTTACCAACGTCAGCTTTGAGGAACTTCGTCAGGACCTGGAGCGGTTATATAATATTCAGATAATTTTTGATACACCTGGCATAGCCAGCTGCCGGATTACTACCAGCTTTAGCAACATAGATCCGATTTCACAGATACTGGATGCATTACACATGATTTACGGTATTACTTACACGTATAACGGAAACGCCATACATATTAAAGGCCAGCCTTGTAAATAA
- a CDS encoding M20 family metallopeptidase, with the protein MRQLVEKLAAAYQKGNNMLKDKIRQLARELQPSTIANRRHLHTYPELSYKEYNTAKFIEAQLDAYGIRHERMADTGVVALLKGEKADSNAVIALRADIDALPIQELNEVGYKSVNPGVMHACGHDVHTSSLLATAGILQQLKPDFSGTVKLIFQPAEELIPGGASMMIKEGVLQNPKPDHIFGQHTMPELAAGKVGFRGGRYMASNDEIFITVHGKGGHGAMPYLGIDPVVIGCHIITALQQIVSRRANPLLPSVLSFGKMIANGATNVIPDEVKIEGTFRSLDEGWRKAAHEKIRKMAESIAEGMEARCTVDIQQGYPVLINDEVLTTVAKQHAIDFLGVENVVDLDIWMAAEDFAYYSQSAEACFYRLGVRNEARGIVSGLHTATFDADEVSLETGAGLMTYLALKTLGN; encoded by the coding sequence ATGCGGCAGCTGGTAGAAAAACTGGCTGCCGCTTATCAAAAAGGAAATAATATGTTGAAAGATAAGATCAGGCAGCTGGCCAGAGAGCTGCAACCTTCTACCATCGCTAATCGCAGGCACCTGCATACCTACCCCGAATTATCTTACAAGGAATATAATACCGCAAAATTTATTGAAGCGCAGCTTGATGCCTACGGCATCCGTCATGAGCGGATGGCAGATACCGGCGTTGTAGCACTGCTGAAGGGAGAAAAAGCGGATTCAAATGCTGTTATCGCCCTTCGGGCAGATATAGATGCACTACCGATTCAGGAGCTGAACGAGGTGGGGTATAAGTCGGTAAACCCTGGCGTGATGCATGCCTGCGGCCATGATGTACATACTTCTTCCTTGCTGGCTACAGCAGGCATATTGCAACAGCTGAAGCCGGATTTCAGCGGTACCGTGAAGCTGATCTTTCAGCCGGCGGAGGAGCTGATCCCTGGCGGCGCCAGTATGATGATTAAAGAAGGGGTGCTGCAAAACCCTAAGCCGGACCATATTTTCGGACAGCATACCATGCCGGAGCTGGCAGCAGGGAAGGTAGGTTTCCGTGGCGGCAGGTATATGGCCAGCAATGATGAAATTTTTATCACGGTACATGGTAAAGGAGGACATGGCGCCATGCCTTACCTGGGCATCGATCCTGTTGTTATCGGCTGTCATATCATCACGGCATTGCAGCAGATCGTGAGCAGGAGAGCCAATCCGTTACTGCCTTCTGTTTTATCTTTTGGAAAGATGATCGCCAATGGTGCCACCAATGTGATACCAGACGAAGTGAAGATCGAAGGAACGTTTCGTAGTCTGGATGAAGGCTGGCGTAAGGCAGCACACGAAAAAATCCGTAAGATGGCGGAATCTATTGCAGAAGGGATGGAAGCCCGGTGTACGGTCGACATTCAGCAGGGCTATCCTGTGCTGATCAACGATGAAGTACTCACTACGGTGGCGAAGCAGCATGCGATCGATTTTCTGGGTGTCGAAAATGTGGTGGACCTGGATATCTGGATGGCTGCGGAAGATTTTGCGTATTACTCCCAATCTGCCGAGGCCTGCTTCTACCGGCTGGGCGTGCGGAATGAAGCACGGGGGATTGTATCGGGGTTACATACGGCTACCTTTGATGCAGATGAGGTTTCCCTGGAAACCGGCGCCGGCCTGATGACTTACCTGGCGCTGAAAACCCTGGGTAACTAA
- a CDS encoding DNA/RNA non-specific endonuclease, producing MPKKKSKSSNSSPFVIILAVVAVLVTYCTRKFTSEKEKDIPKKTAHKKTSTAKKKPPLLYEDFETDGPVKENYNTETITLSSGSWTLKDAVIGAKDEDHKQGSQALRIRGGGSATMNFDVNVSGTVTVTLKHAAYGTDAGGNWELWASVNKGQRFLQVGNAVKTSSPTLQTSTFTISTEKTVRLQIRNPDKDNGRINFDALTVVFSSNATTSPDAGSGSKGASTGNEVAGDNDNILLGNPSNAQAALVMPDNYLMDKGYYKLSYNRERGGPNWVSWHVGSDDLGPMSRANDFRPDADMPDNWYQVTQSSYIGSGFDRGHNCPSGDRTFSRDANEATFLMTNMIPQAPMHNQHLWANLENYTRSLVKDGNEVYIIMGSYGSGGMGSKGLRKKIDRDNITVPDHIWKVIVVIPEGNNDLKRINKNTRIIAVNTPNKNDVSPKWNAYLTSVDEIEKATNLKLLSKLPESVRAELVKKIDSGD from the coding sequence ATGCCAAAGAAAAAAAGTAAGAGTAGCAATAGTAGTCCATTTGTCATCATACTGGCTGTCGTAGCCGTTTTGGTGACATACTGCACCCGTAAGTTTACTTCGGAAAAAGAGAAAGATATTCCTAAGAAAACTGCACACAAGAAAACTTCCACCGCAAAGAAGAAACCGCCTTTACTTTATGAAGACTTTGAAACTGATGGTCCTGTAAAGGAAAATTACAACACGGAAACCATTACGCTTTCTTCAGGTAGCTGGACGCTGAAAGACGCCGTGATAGGGGCGAAAGACGAAGACCATAAGCAAGGCAGCCAGGCACTTCGTATACGCGGCGGCGGTAGTGCCACCATGAATTTTGATGTGAATGTCAGTGGTACGGTAACGGTTACACTGAAGCATGCGGCCTATGGCACTGATGCCGGCGGTAACTGGGAGCTCTGGGCCTCTGTCAACAAAGGACAACGTTTCCTCCAGGTAGGTAATGCGGTGAAAACCAGTTCTCCTACGCTGCAGACATCTACCTTTACCATCTCCACAGAAAAAACAGTACGTCTCCAGATTAGAAATCCGGACAAAGATAATGGCCGTATCAATTTCGATGCGCTCACAGTTGTATTCAGCAGCAATGCCACCACATCGCCGGATGCCGGTAGTGGCAGCAAAGGTGCTTCCACCGGTAATGAGGTAGCTGGAGATAATGACAATATCCTCCTGGGTAACCCAAGTAATGCACAAGCTGCGCTGGTGATGCCAGACAACTACCTGATGGATAAAGGCTACTACAAATTATCGTATAACCGTGAACGTGGTGGTCCTAACTGGGTGAGCTGGCATGTGGGTTCTGATGATCTGGGGCCGATGTCCAGGGCGAACGATTTCCGCCCGGATGCAGATATGCCTGATAACTGGTACCAGGTGACACAGTCGAGCTACATTGGTAGTGGGTTCGACAGGGGGCATAACTGCCCTTCCGGCGACAGGACGTTCTCCCGCGACGCCAACGAGGCCACCTTCCTGATGACGAATATGATCCCGCAGGCGCCGATGCATAACCAGCATCTCTGGGCTAACCTGGAAAACTATACCCGCAGCCTCGTAAAAGACGGTAATGAAGTATACATTATCATGGGTAGCTACGGCTCCGGTGGTATGGGCTCCAAAGGACTGCGCAAGAAAATTGACCGCGACAATATCACCGTGCCGGACCATATCTGGAAAGTGATTGTGGTGATACCGGAAGGTAATAATGACCTGAAACGTATCAATAAAAATACCCGCATTATTGCCGTGAATACGCCTAATAAAAACGATGTAAGTCCTAAGTGGAACGCTTATCTTACCTCTGTAGACGAAATTGAGAAAGCCACCAACCTCAAGCTCCTGAGTAAACTGCCGGAATCTGTCAGAGCAGAGCTGGTAAAAAAAATCGACTCGGGAGACTGA
- a CDS encoding fatty acid desaturase has translation MKEYLIHNNTKAVLAITRDWSVIFLVAWLNIRYPSIYLYLPSVWLIGAFQFAIGESLLHEASHHNLFRQKRLNYYLEFLYALPFFKTVEQFRHEHLVHHSRLGKMEDHLVEDYRKMGLFNPRYHFAYIWFIKPLIGLPGIHYIRTISLRPFKSGWKIIAFWAVVVALFAISGKLLWLVKFWLFPLYWSGAAYLYWSEISDHFHTVSGTRTNINAFTNMVTHNNGYHYIHHKYPTIPWFRLPEAYVKLAPIQSDITTGFFETYRQIVRNKSAHIPNYFSENLQVSEG, from the coding sequence ATGAAAGAATATCTCATCCATAATAATACAAAGGCTGTATTAGCCATCACGAGAGACTGGAGTGTTATCTTCCTGGTTGCATGGCTGAATATCCGCTATCCATCCATTTATCTTTACCTGCCATCTGTCTGGCTGATTGGTGCCTTTCAGTTTGCCATCGGTGAATCGCTGCTGCATGAAGCCTCCCATCATAACCTTTTCCGGCAAAAACGGCTGAACTATTATCTGGAATTTTTATATGCCCTGCCTTTTTTCAAAACTGTAGAACAGTTCCGGCATGAACACCTGGTACATCACAGCAGGCTGGGGAAAATGGAGGACCACCTGGTGGAGGATTATCGTAAGATGGGTTTATTCAATCCACGGTACCATTTTGCCTATATATGGTTCATTAAACCGTTGATCGGGCTGCCGGGCATACATTATATCCGTACCATCAGTTTAAGGCCTTTTAAAAGCGGCTGGAAGATTATCGCATTCTGGGCAGTCGTGGTGGCTTTGTTTGCTATCAGTGGTAAGTTGCTCTGGCTGGTGAAGTTCTGGCTGTTTCCCCTGTACTGGAGCGGTGCTGCTTATTTGTACTGGTCAGAGATTTCCGATCATTTTCATACGGTATCGGGTACCCGCACCAATATCAATGCATTCACCAACATGGTCACGCACAATAACGGTTATCACTATATTCATCATAAATACCCCACCATACCCTGGTTCCGCTTACCGGAGGCTTATGTAAAGCTGGCGCCTATCCAGAGTGATATTACCACCGGATTTTTTGAAACCTACCGGCAGATCGTCCGGAACAAATCTGCCCATATTCCCAATTACTTCAGCGAAAATCTGCAGGTATCGGAAGGATAA
- a CDS encoding GNAT family N-acetyltransferase, which produces MNTVTYLRTNNEQRDFESLTSALDDDLRDRYHELQELYDEHNVIDAIETVLIAYAAGAAVGCACFREFNDHTIEIKRMFVMPDLRGQGIAMGILQELENWARELNYGYAILETGKRQPEAISLYQKSGYTIMDNYGQYIGMDNSICMRKRLG; this is translated from the coding sequence ATGAACACGGTAACCTATCTCCGCACCAACAATGAACAACGGGACTTTGAATCATTGACCAGCGCACTGGATGATGATCTTCGTGACCGCTACCATGAGTTGCAGGAACTTTATGATGAGCACAACGTAATTGATGCCATTGAAACGGTATTGATTGCGTATGCAGCCGGAGCGGCTGTAGGGTGTGCCTGTTTCCGTGAGTTCAATGATCATACGATAGAAATCAAGCGTATGTTTGTAATGCCTGACCTTCGCGGACAGGGTATTGCAATGGGCATTTTACAGGAGCTGGAAAACTGGGCAAGAGAATTGAATTACGGATATGCCATCCTGGAAACAGGCAAGCGTCAGCCGGAAGCCATCAGTTTGTACCAGAAGAGCGGATATACGATCATGGATAATTATGGTCAGTATATCGGGATGGACAACAGTATTTGTATGCGTAAGCGATTAGGTTAG
- a CDS encoding succinate CoA transferase, producing MQLTIIKTMYEDRIKRSGLQGKITSAADAASFIKDGMVVASSGFTKAGDSKAVLKALAAHVQDHPMKITLLTGASLGHGTDGLLAEAHALKKRMPFQVDPVLRSNINSGDVLFMDQHLGESAELINEGIITPDIAVIEALMIEEDGSIVPTTSVGNTASFAAAASRIIVEINISVPLTLHGVHDIFSAGTWPDRKIIPITSAGTRIGRTSIPVDPEKIIAIVITETTDSPAQINERDDKTRAIAGHLLQFFEHEIKRGRLTPSLRPLQSGIGKVANAVLEGFIDGNFHNLTMYSEVLQDSTFSLIDAGKMDFASASSITVSQPCYNRLMNDIERYKPNIVLRPQDISNAAEVIRRLGVISINTAIEFDIYGNVNSTHIAGTKMMNGIGGSNDFARNAYMSVFVTQGSSKAGAISHIVPMASHVDNSEHDVDILVTDFGLADLRGLAPRERAKLIISNCADPAYRDELNDYFLAACKKGGHTPHLLQEALSWHQRMESTGAMKREQVPQDM from the coding sequence ATGCAATTAACCATCATCAAAACAATGTACGAAGATAGAATAAAGAGATCTGGCCTGCAGGGAAAGATCACCAGTGCAGCCGATGCCGCCTCTTTTATTAAGGACGGTATGGTAGTTGCCAGCAGTGGTTTTACCAAAGCGGGCGACAGTAAGGCCGTACTGAAAGCGCTGGCTGCTCATGTACAGGACCACCCGATGAAGATCACGCTGCTCACCGGCGCATCTCTCGGCCACGGCACAGACGGACTACTGGCAGAAGCCCACGCCTTGAAAAAACGCATGCCCTTCCAGGTAGATCCTGTATTGCGCAGTAACATCAACAGCGGTGATGTTTTATTTATGGATCAACACCTCGGAGAAAGTGCCGAGTTAATCAACGAAGGCATCATCACACCCGATATCGCAGTCATTGAAGCACTGATGATAGAAGAAGATGGCAGCATCGTTCCGACAACTTCCGTAGGTAATACCGCCAGCTTTGCTGCGGCAGCATCCAGGATCATTGTAGAGATCAATATTTCTGTACCACTGACACTGCATGGCGTGCATGATATTTTCTCCGCCGGCACCTGGCCCGACAGAAAAATCATCCCTATCACCAGTGCAGGTACCCGTATCGGACGTACTTCCATACCGGTAGATCCTGAAAAAATTATTGCAATCGTTATAACTGAAACAACCGATAGTCCGGCACAAATCAATGAGCGCGATGATAAAACACGCGCCATTGCCGGGCATCTGCTACAGTTTTTCGAACATGAAATAAAAAGAGGCCGGCTCACTCCTTCCCTGCGTCCTTTGCAATCAGGCATAGGAAAAGTAGCCAACGCAGTGCTGGAAGGCTTTATAGACGGCAACTTCCATAACCTGACCATGTACTCTGAAGTACTGCAGGACAGTACTTTCAGTTTAATAGATGCCGGAAAAATGGATTTTGCATCCGCGAGTAGCATCACCGTATCACAGCCCTGCTACAACAGGCTGATGAACGATATCGAAAGGTACAAACCCAATATCGTACTGCGTCCGCAGGATATCAGCAATGCCGCGGAAGTAATACGCAGACTGGGTGTTATCAGTATCAATACTGCCATAGAATTTGATATTTACGGCAACGTAAACTCTACGCATATCGCAGGTACGAAGATGATGAATGGCATCGGTGGTTCCAACGACTTTGCACGCAACGCCTATATGAGCGTATTCGTGACACAGGGATCCTCCAAGGCAGGTGCCATCTCCCACATTGTACCAATGGCTTCGCACGTCGATAACAGTGAACATGATGTCGATATCCTCGTCACTGATTTCGGACTCGCGGATCTGCGCGGACTCGCGCCACGCGAAAGAGCTAAACTAATTATCAGCAACTGTGCTGATCCTGCTTACAGAGATGAATTAAATGATTATTTCCTGGCAGCATGCAAAAAAGGCGGACACACGCCACATCTGCTACAGGAGGCACTGAGCTGGCATCAGCGGATGGAAAGCACAGGTGCTATGAAAAGAGAACAAGTCCCTCAGGATATGTAG